AGATGGGTTAAAAATAGTCCTTTATCTAGTGCCGATTTTAATTCCTGTGAAAGGCCTCTAGCGAGTTGACTCAACTAGCTAGCCCCTAGCTGTTTACTATCAAGATGAAGCTAATTTTGCACAAAAGTTAGTAATACATCCACACACGAGAAATCGTAGCAAAGAGAATAAGCGGACAAGAGCAGAAATTAAAAGACTAAGACAAATAGGCTTTAGCAAGGTACAGTTATCAATTTTAGAATACACAAGTACTATAAGTATACAACTGCCCTATTTAGATTTCTCTACCAACTAGCTATAATCAAAGAAGAAGTAGAAGGAGAAAATGTCCAGAGATGAGGAGTAATTATTATGTCAACTAGTTCTCTAACCCGCGAGCGTTCCGTGAGTATACTTCTTCAGTTCTAACGCGCCTAGTTTATTTACCTAAACCCCACACGCTCCGCACTCGAACCTCGACTAAGTAGCCGCTGCTTCGCAAGTCGTGATTAGTAGGGACTAATAGTCTTGGAAAGGACCGGACGTGCCCAAGGTCCATGCAGATGACTATATTTCTCGAAGCTTCCACTCCGACGCAGTCGTGTGTGCAAAACGGCGGCAAGCACGGCACAAGGTCTTGAACCCTGCGATGCCATCGTGGAGTCTGCCGTGTGGTGTGCCACTCTCTTAGGGGGGAAGGGCGGACATGTCCATTTGAATTGGtcatgatgctgatgctagACACTAACAAGAAAGATTGCGGCAGGTGTGCCTTTGTTTGATCATGCTGGCCAGTCACGCCGCGTCTCTCTCCTCAGAGTGGCCGACTATGCCGACTCCATCGAGAGTCGTCGAGTCGTGTCTCCCGTTAAACCAGGCCACCTCGGTGAGCTCTTGCCGGACTCGGCGCCGATAGACCGCCACGGAGCTCAAGAGTGTCGTTCTGGACTGGGTTGCCAAGGCCCCAAGGCTACCAGAGTGCTTTCACAGCACCGGAGCGAAGCAGCGAGGCGGTGTTATCTACGGGTCGGCCGGCGAGGCTATCATCCTGACCATGACGGCCGCGAGGGAGAAGTACCTCAcccttctccttgaggaataccacgccatggccaacatgttTAGCCCCTTTCACTTGATTTGGCCCGCACAAATAGCTACTACTAACCTTTGACTGCTCCATGACATTTGTTAGGAATTGTACTGACTTTATTACCGCTGAGCCTTGACCATTACTGGGAATTGTTGTTGGAGATTAGCGATTGAAGATGTCAGGTAGGTTATTTATCTGGCTGATTACCTATGCATCTAGCCACAACAACGCCATAGTCGTGAGAGAGTAAGATACAACACATTGTCGGTGGTGGTAGAGGCCCGCCTTACCGTCCGCCTTGGCATGTTTAAGAACAGAGATCCGCGATAGGCCCAGAACAAGATTCCACATTGTACCTTGAATCTCTGCTCTTGTTCAAAGCCATCTCAAAATTCCACCAGATAGCCTCGTCCACCTTCCGCGCCATTTCCGCAATCGATTGTCCGTGTGGCATCCAAATCGCCTTTTCCATCAGCGTATAGACATTCTATTTTTTTTGTAGTCTTCTCCTGCAAAGACGAATTTGTTACCGTACTCAACCCCATAATCGGGTGCATAGCCTTTCTCCTTCAGATGTTTACCGACTTTGTGCCACATCGCTTGAGGATTCACACCTGGAGGCACTTTCGGTTTCAATTTCAATGTCACACTTTGATCCTCCTGTTCTTCCGTTGTGTAGACGTCTTCAAAGCCCTCGCACCCTTCCAGAGAGTTAATGGGGTGCCTGTCCCCCCCCTCACCCGTCGTTATAACGATATCAAGGCTCCGTCCCCATTTCTTTTATTCCGATACCATAGCATATTAGCACTCTGAAGGTTGTTATTGTAAAAATCGAAAAGTAATGAAACGGCTTACATCTCTCAAtgtctccttcttcttcgtaCCCATCTTCCTCTTTATACCAAAATTGTAATTTGCGTTTATCGAGGGATTGATATTTATGGCAGGCGTTAAATATATCACAGAGTCGGTGCGTGTATTCAAGCAGGAAACTAGATTTCTGTTTCTGCTGAATGCGAAGAGGATAAAAGGGCGATAATATCAGACAGTATAAAGTAAAGAGATAGTCTGGATTCTGGCTAGCTCTCTTCTGGGATACCCTGCCATTAAATACTACTCTAGACTGATCTCCTAAATCGACTGCGCTCATGACTTGACGCAAACACAATCAGAACCGGGTGCCTACCGTACAAAGATGTGCAAACCATAAGAATAAAGCCAGTAGTTTTAAAAGAGTTAGCAGACAATAGTGACAAAGGTCTGACGGACCAAGACGCTGAAAGAATGACGAGACAAAGGTTTTAAAAGCACAATGGGTAGATGAAGACTGCAAGAGGCCCACTAGAGTCTAGACAAAGGCTCTCAAAGATTCACGGGAGATGAAGATTGTAAGAGATTGCGCAGACAAAGGCTCAAAGGATCCACAAGACAAAGACTGTAAAAGATGCACCAGACACAGGTTTCAGAAGTGCCACATGATGGAATAGGAGGGTGAAGGACTGTGCCGCCGCGGTTCAAAGGCTTTGGGCAGTTGCGTCAGCACGGGGAGCTCTACGTGGTCCGGGCACAGTAGCAGAGGTCTTTCTGTACAGAAATTGCAGCGTCCACCACGCTTCATTGATTGTGTTCCATGCAAATTTGCCGTACTCTGACCCGAGTATTCCGCCTCGGCCTGGTGCCAAGAAATAGGTCAATACTTTCAATCTCATGCTGTTGAAGGGGTCCTTGGCCAAGCTGATCTaggtggaggaggagttTGTTTTGAAAGTGTTTTTGATGAATATGGTCTTGACTCATTAGCAAGACTACCATGGCGATGTGTGTTCTTGAGTGGCGGCGTGAGGTTGGAACCACCAAAACCAGTTACAAAAGCAGCTTCTATACACAGCCTTATTCCTCTATTCCGGAGCGTAATACTCGGCCAACGTAAATAAAGCTTTGAGCCATTCCAAGTAACGTTAAAATGCAATCTTAGTAGACTGTCCTTAATATAATACGtcaagtatattaatatatgCAAGTATATATCTGATAAGAACATGGGTCAAGATACACTTTATGGACCACTACGAGTCACTCTGATTAAGCATTCTTAGGGACGCGATGAGTTACTCTGACCAGACTTGATAGGGACGGCGGGCCTTAACCGCGGTGCTGGGCCGAGGCTGGTTCCTAATGTCAGCCCGGCACAGTTTTCCGGCGCAGCTGGCCAAGGTTTTTTCACGGCTCCGGTTTTTGTTCAGGACGCTgcggaccagttgacctgaAGAAACAGGTGAGCGCACGGACATGGTGACTGTTGTCAAAGCAGCTCGGTGGAGATGCATTTATCCAGGGACCATCATGATCACGTCAATCGTAGTAGAGCCAGAGTATACATCATGACATATCTATGCAAGTGAGTAGAGCCAAATCTAGCAATGAGCCGATATACAGTACCTTTATCCAATAATCGAGCGGCATGTGGTTAGAACTGTTATAACTTATGCGCATGTACA
The Metarhizium brunneum chromosome 7, complete sequence genome window above contains:
- the ELI5 gene encoding Tyrosine decarboxylase 1; its protein translation is MKSWAVFNDFTKCLVVQNMLRAIDSDHYTNGPSDRDKLNNKVITQLQLYRNWVARVSKKPEEAKPPPSGDFPTKLQTKVLTATELKSVVLDWVAKAPRLPECFHSTGAKQRGGVIYGSAGEAIILTMTAAREKYLTLLLEEYHAMANMFSPFHLIWPAQIATTNL